One window of the Leptospira ryugenii genome contains the following:
- a CDS encoding OmpA family protein: MSTSIGCAAGLAIGAVYDESQRKKDSKNTKNNFQKQIKDALNLEKKKPQNKGKIIGLGAGCLAGLGTGFYLNTMYDNMNEQMSKEGIALEKQTGANGETEALLVKMDGGISFEDGKSDLKGKGKENLDKLAEALAAYPETKINITGHANKTGAEDVNLRLSQSRAETASSAIKESGIEAQRINSVKGLGSSTPAKGLKPEDGKNRRVEVEILAAG, from the coding sequence ATGAGTACATCCATAGGTTGTGCTGCTGGTTTGGCTATTGGAGCAGTTTATGATGAATCCCAAAGAAAAAAGGATTCAAAAAATACAAAGAACAATTTCCAAAAACAAATTAAAGACGCACTCAACTTAGAAAAGAAAAAACCACAAAACAAAGGTAAGATTATTGGCCTAGGTGCTGGTTGCCTTGCAGGACTCGGTACAGGATTCTATTTGAATACAATGTATGACAATATGAATGAGCAGATGTCCAAAGAAGGGATTGCTCTGGAAAAACAAACGGGTGCCAATGGTGAAACAGAAGCCCTTCTTGTGAAGATGGACGGTGGCATTTCCTTTGAAGATGGAAAGTCTGACCTCAAAGGGAAAGGAAAGGAAAACCTCGATAAATTAGCAGAGGCACTCGCTGCGTATCCCGAAACCAAAATCAATATCACAGGCCATGCCAACAAAACAGGTGCAGAAGATGTAAATTTAAGGCTATCCCAATCACGTGCAGAAACAGCTAGTTCCGCTATTAAGGAAAGTGGTATAGAAGCACAAAGAATCAATTCTGTAAAAGGACTTGGGTCTAGCACTCCTGCGAAAGGTTTGAAGCCTGAAGATGGAAAGAATAGAAGAGTAGAAGTAGAAATCTTAGCAGCAGGCTAA
- a CDS encoding cob(I)yrinic acid a,c-diamide adenosyltransferase, producing MKIYTKAGDTGETYLASGKKVPKTDERVGLYGTSDELNSWIGFALSFRPQSGSGVIEYLTKVQHLLFELGSELAGYQAKSGVSCIGPEDTQEMENEIDRLSQSLPELKSFILPAGVSFASGLHIARTISRRLERETLTYIQNGGDISQEIRIFLNRLSDYLFTAARYVNMESKEKEVEWRSRTK from the coding sequence TTGAAGATTTATACAAAGGCTGGGGATACAGGAGAGACCTATTTGGCCTCTGGAAAAAAGGTCCCAAAGACAGACGAACGGGTAGGTCTTTATGGAACCAGTGATGAGCTTAACTCTTGGATAGGCTTTGCTCTTTCCTTTAGGCCACAATCTGGGTCAGGGGTCATAGAATATTTGACAAAAGTCCAACACCTGTTATTCGAGCTTGGCTCAGAACTTGCCGGTTACCAAGCAAAATCTGGAGTCTCCTGTATCGGGCCAGAAGATACCCAAGAGATGGAAAATGAGATCGACCGTTTGAGTCAGTCTTTGCCAGAGCTAAAAAGTTTTATTCTACCAGCAGGTGTTAGTTTTGCCTCAGGTTTACATATAGCCCGAACCATTTCTCGACGACTCGAACGGGAGACACTCACTTACATACAGAATGGAGGAGATATATCGCAAGAGATTCGTATCTTTTTGAACCGTTTGTCAGATTATCTTTTTACAGCTGCACGTTATGTGAATATGGAAAGTAAAGAAAAAGAAGTCGAATGGAGAAGCCGTACGAAATGA
- a CDS encoding ParA family protein codes for MKVITVSNIKGGSAKSTTAIHLATALARRGKTLVIDLDMQADLTDFFLPDYPIERLENHNILSLLLGRSSIEDVIVRKTLVDVIPATLTLSKLVRVTEDPLFISQEFKKTLDKVRDQYSYVVIDTPGAAKYELTSALFVANLVVIPVTPSKWAIRAVNLLLDEISATENLFSAKKMTAFLPSLFGTSKKHREIIDRLKQIEEIPTLNEIPKSESIKTKTEKHEPLKKDSIPWFAFDRLADEVIKLIEPEFRFPFA; via the coding sequence ATGAAAGTCATCACCGTGTCCAATATCAAAGGCGGGAGTGCTAAGTCTACGACAGCCATCCATCTGGCCACTGCACTTGCACGACGGGGGAAAACCCTGGTCATAGATTTGGATATGCAAGCTGATTTGACAGATTTCTTTTTACCCGATTACCCTATAGAGCGTTTGGAAAACCATAACATCCTTTCTCTTCTTCTCGGAAGATCTTCTATTGAAGATGTGATTGTAAGAAAAACTTTAGTCGATGTCATACCGGCTACCCTAACGCTTTCAAAACTAGTGAGAGTCACAGAGGACCCTTTGTTCATATCCCAGGAATTCAAAAAAACTCTAGATAAGGTTAGAGACCAATATTCCTATGTTGTGATTGATACACCTGGAGCTGCCAAATATGAGTTAACGAGCGCTTTGTTTGTTGCAAATTTGGTTGTGATCCCTGTAACACCTAGTAAGTGGGCCATAAGAGCTGTAAATTTACTTTTAGATGAGATCTCTGCCACTGAAAATTTATTTTCTGCCAAAAAGATGACTGCCTTTTTACCCTCCTTATTTGGAACATCCAAGAAACATAGAGAGATCATCGATCGATTAAAACAAATCGAAGAGATACCTACCTTGAATGAGATACCAAAATCAGAATCCATAAAAACCAAAACGGAAAAACATGAACCATTAAAAAAAGATTCAATCCCATGGTTTGCCTTTGACCGTTTGGCGGATGAAGTGATTAAACTTATCGAGCCGGAGTTTCGATTCCCGTTTGCTTAG
- a CDS encoding flagellin N-terminal helical domain-containing protein encodes MIINHNVSALVAKRALTNTSRDMDKSMERLATGMRLNRPGDDAPGFAVSEKLRSQIRGLGQAERNTQDGLSFLQVTEGSLDQVNSILQRLRELSVQSANGIYSTEDRKLVQLEVSQLVEEVERIGTTAEFNKIRPLDGRFSRAGKNPMSVQVGGNAGERVDIFINTMNSSALKLKGGQDRLTLSTPDKANNSLKVLDDAISKVNQLRSDLGAYYNRLDLTLRSLSNNYVNLVSSESQVRDADMAEEMVEFSKNQILTKSGVAMLAQANVRPESVVKLLTDRY; translated from the coding sequence ATGATTATCAATCACAACGTCAGCGCTTTGGTAGCAAAGCGAGCACTGACAAATACCAGTCGTGATATGGACAAATCCATGGAACGTCTCGCCACAGGCATGCGACTCAATCGCCCTGGTGATGATGCTCCTGGATTTGCGGTATCCGAAAAACTAAGAAGCCAAATCCGAGGTTTGGGACAAGCAGAACGAAATACCCAAGATGGTCTATCCTTTCTGCAAGTCACGGAAGGATCATTGGATCAGGTTAATTCCATTCTCCAACGCCTACGAGAACTCTCAGTTCAGTCGGCTAACGGAATCTACTCTACAGAAGATCGAAAACTAGTTCAGTTAGAGGTCTCGCAATTGGTAGAGGAAGTAGAGAGAATCGGAACGACTGCCGAGTTCAACAAAATTCGTCCACTGGATGGTCGATTTTCGAGAGCCGGAAAAAATCCTATGTCGGTGCAGGTGGGTGGCAATGCGGGAGAGAGAGTTGATATATTCATCAATACTATGAATAGTTCAGCTTTGAAGTTAAAAGGTGGACAAGACCGTTTGACTCTTTCGACTCCTGACAAAGCAAATAACTCTTTAAAAGTTTTGGATGATGCGATTTCAAAAGTAAATCAACTTCGTTCAGATTTAGGAGCTTATTACAACCGACTTGACCTGACTCTTCGATCGTTAAGCAACAATTATGTGAATTTGGTTTCTTCCGAATCACAAGTGAGAGATGCTGATATGGCAGAAGAAATGGTTGAATTTTCCAAAAACCAAATCCTTACCAAATCTGGTGTAGCGATGCTTGCACAAGCAAATGTTCGTCCAGAATCCGTTGTTAAATTGCTTACGGATCGCTACTAG
- a CDS encoding cyclic nucleotide-binding domain-containing protein, whose protein sequence is MVHPDRPWKRIWDLLIFLCTTYFAVEVPLRIVFHYKVDQEIVFYERIFQILFSIDILLNFRTGFFEERTLVMNHHQVARKYFKSWFFVDFLSAFPFDVFGGFFYEYFGVTDTLRILRILRAVKVFELFKSLRLLAMGGNEEFQYRVLEVINPVTFRLVFFIYWTSLFAHWVACGWIKLTPEFLKDSDIITRYIRSLYWSVTTLTTIGYGDITPRTNTQTIYTMFVMIIGVGIYGYVVGNIASLLSNVDISRIKFQEKLDTINSFLRYKKIPADLSNRIRSYYINLWENRHGIDERDIWEELPSAMKIEVSLFLHAKLISVVPFFRDATEELKREIVQQLKPIAFMRGDLIFREGDVPHNMYFIAKGSVDIIKESSGTVLDSLHEGNFFGEMALIDDRLRSASVRARTFCETYVLSRESFREILSHHPQFAKKIRQIAMSRKKQSKQTGIETPAR, encoded by the coding sequence ATGGTCCATCCTGATCGACCCTGGAAACGAATATGGGATCTTCTTATCTTTCTTTGTACGACCTACTTTGCTGTGGAAGTACCGCTTCGGATCGTCTTTCATTACAAGGTAGACCAAGAAATCGTATTCTACGAGCGGATCTTCCAAATCCTTTTCTCGATCGATATTCTTTTAAATTTTCGAACTGGCTTTTTCGAAGAGCGCACTTTAGTGATGAACCACCATCAAGTTGCAAGGAAATATTTCAAGTCCTGGTTCTTTGTAGATTTTCTCTCTGCCTTTCCCTTCGATGTCTTCGGTGGTTTTTTCTATGAATACTTTGGAGTAACGGATACACTTCGGATATTAAGAATCCTAAGGGCTGTTAAAGTTTTCGAACTCTTCAAATCTTTACGACTCTTGGCAATGGGTGGTAACGAAGAATTCCAGTATAGAGTATTGGAGGTAATCAACCCAGTTACCTTTCGTTTGGTCTTTTTTATTTACTGGACAAGTTTGTTTGCACATTGGGTAGCTTGTGGTTGGATAAAACTTACACCAGAATTTTTAAAAGATAGCGATATAATCACTCGTTACATCAGATCTCTCTATTGGTCTGTAACCACCCTAACCACGATTGGTTATGGAGATATCACTCCGAGAACAAATACCCAAACAATCTACACAATGTTTGTGATGATCATAGGAGTTGGTATTTACGGATATGTTGTTGGTAACATCGCAAGTCTTCTTTCCAATGTTGACATTTCTCGTATAAAGTTTCAGGAAAAATTGGACACGATCAATTCATTTCTTAGATACAAAAAGATTCCAGCCGATCTCTCAAATAGGATCCGGTCGTATTATATCAACTTATGGGAAAATCGACATGGAATCGATGAGAGGGACATCTGGGAGGAACTTCCATCTGCCATGAAGATAGAAGTCTCTTTATTTTTACATGCAAAGTTAATTTCTGTAGTTCCCTTTTTTCGTGATGCGACGGAAGAATTAAAACGCGAAATTGTACAACAATTAAAACCAATTGCCTTTATGCGAGGAGACCTTATCTTTCGGGAAGGGGATGTTCCACATAACATGTATTTCATTGCAAAAGGATCTGTTGATATCATCAAAGAATCCTCTGGCACAGTCTTAGATTCCTTGCATGAAGGGAATTTTTTTGGCGAAATGGCATTGATAGACGATAGGCTTAGGTCTGCATCTGTCCGTGCTCGAACATTTTGTGAAACCTATGTGTTAAGCCGAGAAAGTTTCCGGGAGATACTCAGCCACCACCCACAATTTGCAAAGAAAATACGACAAATTGCAATGAGCCGAAAGAAACAATCTAAGCAAACGGGAATCGAAACTCCGGCTCGATAA
- a CDS encoding peptide MFS transporter: protein MNVSLHQKLSPLFFTEMWERTSYYGMRALLVLYLVKAMDFSDKDASQVYGLYTSFVYVTPVLGGLIADRYLGLKRSIYIGSFLMLLGHLSLAIPGLTFFYFGLVLLALGNGFFKPNMSTLVGRLYEKEPHLKDSAYTIFYMGINLGGLLGPLFCGYLGEKVNWHYGFGAAGIGMALGICIFYFGTNKFNPDIWTLPRASKVVTNEEEGSNTFRILLILLLSLFSIIFWMAFEQMGSSLNLFALRYTDRFVFGWEIPASYFQSINPLFILLLAPICITLWDRIASRSISFDPMLKFVFSLFFLGIGFAVLALVTKDSQISEQNKVSFWILIFVYFWNTLSEIFLSPVGLSFVNQTAPMRFAGMLMGTWFLSNAFGHYLAGYLAGISQAQAQISDFFSIFVYSSWLGAALLLVIWFSLRKRMREIWR, encoded by the coding sequence ATGAACGTTTCTCTTCATCAAAAACTAAGCCCACTCTTTTTCACTGAGATGTGGGAGCGCACAAGTTATTATGGGATGCGTGCATTGTTAGTTTTGTATTTGGTTAAAGCAATGGATTTTTCCGACAAAGATGCTAGCCAAGTGTATGGACTTTATACAAGTTTTGTTTATGTAACGCCTGTTTTGGGAGGATTGATCGCTGATAGATATCTTGGATTGAAAAGGTCAATCTATATAGGCTCATTTCTTATGTTGTTGGGTCATTTATCGCTCGCAATCCCAGGACTCACTTTCTTTTATTTCGGATTGGTACTCTTAGCTCTCGGAAATGGATTCTTTAAACCCAATATGTCAACTTTGGTGGGAAGATTGTATGAAAAGGAACCTCATTTGAAGGATAGTGCCTACACGATTTTTTATATGGGTATCAACTTAGGTGGCTTACTTGGTCCCTTGTTTTGTGGATATTTGGGTGAAAAGGTGAATTGGCACTATGGATTTGGAGCCGCAGGCATAGGAATGGCTTTAGGCATTTGTATTTTTTACTTTGGGACAAACAAATTCAATCCGGATATATGGACCTTGCCCCGAGCTTCTAAAGTAGTAACGAATGAAGAGGAAGGTAGCAATACATTTAGGATTTTACTGATTTTACTTTTGTCCTTATTCAGCATTATCTTTTGGATGGCATTTGAACAAATGGGTAGTTCCCTAAATCTATTTGCTCTTCGGTATACAGATCGATTTGTATTTGGTTGGGAAATCCCCGCTTCTTATTTCCAATCCATCAATCCACTTTTTATTCTTCTATTAGCACCGATCTGCATCACTCTCTGGGATAGGATCGCTTCTCGCTCAATCTCTTTTGATCCCATGCTAAAGTTTGTATTTAGCCTATTTTTTTTAGGAATAGGATTTGCTGTACTTGCTCTGGTAACAAAGGATTCGCAAATCTCGGAACAAAACAAAGTTAGCTTCTGGATTTTGATTTTTGTTTACTTTTGGAATACTTTGAGTGAAATATTTTTATCACCGGTAGGCCTTTCCTTTGTGAACCAAACAGCGCCTATGCGATTTGCGGGCATGCTAATGGGAACTTGGTTTCTTTCCAATGCCTTTGGGCACTATTTAGCAGGATATTTAGCTGGAATTTCGCAAGCACAGGCTCAGATATCAGATTTCTTTTCGATCTTTGTCTACAGCTCCTGGCTGGGTGCAGCTTTACTTTTGGTGATTTGGTTTTCTTTGCGAAAACGTATGCGTGAGATTTGGAGGTAG
- a CDS encoding tetratricopeptide repeat protein: MKSFPRQWIFILAFSGLPLSIRSESLDQTWDTLQRSKELYSLQDKAPQRLRFGFGYEGPQQLTKEAISHEVFRFCAHYIERFHPEFQSPKHRVNIRNHISSYYTEIFSPQFLGKSTFVCHSLWDKEKGSLKVSFFSNRDIYFPFRWEYLKADGSLAFLEEDEEKLGRKDSFTRFHSDQCVESIQKDKNGIGGIDQWWIYDQCQLIRIEYDENENGLKERVCFFENGKQKNCEGIGEKEEKVARSFLERGESEKALQAFYFALGEYKKEFSSPTSRTCSLLREIISLEYAKENYPKFGKYLDEFLAIPICEKNSLEMLIYKAYYQLYISQKYKEAKKTYRKASEEYFRMNGEENPELILNLAFSQYKDEDPLSCLQSLERLREKRMLAVARFYFFYYRASCSLSLKKYEESIQDFQKALIKSQDQNYHALIYLKIAKSLYALSRFAEGEDFLIKSLSADIQLFAQVKEDPIFQSFLLSPAGQKFQSKYSLPKK; encoded by the coding sequence TTGAAGAGTTTCCCTAGGCAATGGATTTTCATCCTTGCCTTTTCTGGTCTACCGCTTTCGATCCGATCTGAGTCCTTGGACCAAACCTGGGATACGTTGCAGAGATCCAAAGAGTTGTATTCCTTACAAGATAAAGCACCGCAGAGGCTGCGCTTCGGTTTCGGATACGAAGGCCCCCAACAATTGACCAAGGAAGCTATCAGCCATGAGGTCTTTCGGTTTTGCGCTCACTACATCGAACGGTTCCACCCTGAATTCCAAAGCCCAAAGCATCGAGTCAACATTCGCAACCACATCAGCAGTTATTACACGGAAATCTTCAGTCCTCAATTTTTAGGTAAATCCACATTTGTCTGCCACTCTCTTTGGGATAAAGAAAAAGGGAGCCTCAAGGTTAGTTTTTTTTCCAACAGAGACATTTACTTTCCCTTCCGTTGGGAGTATCTAAAGGCCGATGGTAGCCTTGCCTTCTTAGAGGAGGATGAAGAAAAATTAGGAAGAAAGGACAGTTTTACTCGCTTCCACTCCGACCAATGCGTAGAGTCCATCCAAAAAGATAAAAATGGAATTGGGGGCATTGACCAATGGTGGATCTATGATCAATGCCAACTCATACGAATCGAATACGATGAGAATGAAAATGGATTGAAAGAGAGAGTCTGTTTTTTTGAAAACGGTAAACAGAAAAATTGTGAAGGTATCGGAGAAAAGGAAGAAAAAGTAGCGCGGAGCTTCCTTGAAAGAGGAGAATCAGAAAAGGCATTGCAAGCTTTTTATTTTGCTTTGGGCGAATACAAAAAAGAATTCTCTTCACCTACTTCTAGAACCTGTTCCTTGTTACGTGAAATCATTTCCTTGGAATATGCCAAGGAAAACTATCCAAAGTTTGGGAAATACTTGGATGAATTCCTAGCGATTCCTATCTGCGAAAAAAATTCTTTGGAAATGTTGATTTACAAAGCTTACTACCAACTCTACATCTCGCAAAAGTACAAAGAGGCCAAAAAAACCTATAGAAAGGCCTCGGAAGAATACTTTCGAATGAACGGAGAAGAAAACCCCGAGCTGATTCTTAATCTTGCATTTTCGCAGTATAAAGATGAGGATCCCCTTTCTTGCCTCCAAAGTTTAGAACGATTGCGTGAAAAACGTATGTTAGCTGTTGCTAGGTTTTATTTTTTTTACTACAGGGCTTCCTGTTCCTTGTCCCTCAAAAAATATGAAGAATCCATACAAGATTTTCAGAAGGCACTTATAAAGTCCCAAGATCAAAATTACCACGCACTCATCTATTTAAAAATAGCCAAGTCGCTTTATGCCTTGTCTCGGTTTGCAGAGGGAGAGGATTTCCTCATCAAATCACTTTCAGCAGACATTCAGTTGTTTGCACAAGTTAAGGAAGATCCAATTTTCCAAAGTTTTCTCCTAAGCCCTGCGGGACAAAAGTTCCAATCAAAATATTCCTTGCCGAAGAAGTAG
- the ptsP gene encoding phosphoenolpyruvate--protein phosphotransferase, protein MVEEKLIFKGISAFPGIVYGKVHKWIPHKRKREPRSGLEPAETRAELELFKQSLSRTEQELEALREKCQKGEKNSELAEIIESQIVFLNDPLFRAKVVERIQLNFENANLALETAVSSLYEEFQNIPDPFFRERADHLLDIGKRLEDNLGPESNKSEDLNLRLPESCILVAKEITPTEMISLDKTKIIGIATDFGGKTGHMAIIARNFGIPTVVGLKNITAHVEEDDYILLDSQKGIIHRSPSLDEVKLYGISSEIKSNPQEEPNLPLLKTTDGAELKIKVNVDSLEEVSLAEEKGADGIGLVRTEILFISYQDIKPTEEEQFDVYKQILLQMKDKTVTFRVWDIGADKMENGYEESNPFLGNRGIRYLLRHPHFFKEQLRALLRASEFGTMWIMLPMITTLSEILESKRLIQECEEELKYQGHQIHKQIPLGIMVETPACALNLPFLGKHVDFYSVGTNDLLQYLLAVERNNHTVNDLYNPWQVVFLLLLKNIAEVAKSQKKPLSICGEIGSDPMFTSVLIGMGYRDLSCALPLLKKIKKKVTECSVWKSKLLVDQVISLAAEEKYEDIETLVSQTIG, encoded by the coding sequence ATGGTGGAAGAGAAACTCATATTCAAAGGTATATCCGCTTTCCCAGGCATTGTCTATGGTAAGGTCCATAAGTGGATTCCCCACAAACGAAAAAGAGAACCACGCTCTGGCCTTGAGCCAGCCGAAACGCGAGCTGAATTAGAACTTTTCAAACAAAGTCTTTCCAGAACCGAACAAGAATTAGAGGCACTCCGAGAAAAATGCCAAAAAGGGGAAAAGAATTCGGAACTTGCCGAGATCATAGAATCCCAAATTGTATTCTTGAACGACCCACTCTTTCGAGCTAAGGTGGTGGAAAGAATACAACTCAATTTTGAAAATGCAAATTTAGCTCTTGAAACAGCGGTTAGTTCCCTATACGAAGAATTCCAAAATATCCCCGATCCGTTTTTTAGAGAGAGAGCTGACCACCTGCTTGATATAGGAAAAAGGTTAGAAGATAACCTAGGCCCCGAAAGCAACAAATCAGAGGATCTCAACCTTCGTCTTCCTGAGTCCTGCATTCTAGTGGCAAAAGAAATTACCCCCACAGAAATGATCAGCCTAGACAAAACCAAAATCATAGGTATAGCTACTGACTTTGGTGGAAAAACAGGTCATATGGCGATCATTGCACGTAACTTTGGCATTCCCACAGTCGTAGGACTAAAAAACATCACAGCACATGTAGAAGAAGATGATTATATACTTTTGGATTCACAAAAAGGGATCATACATAGGTCACCTAGCTTGGATGAGGTGAAACTATATGGGATCAGTTCCGAAATCAAATCCAATCCTCAAGAGGAGCCAAATCTCCCTCTTTTAAAAACTACAGATGGTGCTGAACTCAAAATTAAGGTTAATGTGGACTCTCTCGAGGAAGTGAGCCTTGCTGAAGAAAAAGGGGCAGATGGGATAGGGCTTGTTAGAACCGAAATTCTTTTCATCAGTTACCAAGACATCAAGCCAACAGAAGAAGAACAATTTGATGTCTACAAACAAATACTTCTGCAAATGAAAGATAAAACTGTCACCTTCCGCGTCTGGGACATTGGTGCGGATAAAATGGAAAATGGATATGAAGAGTCCAATCCATTTCTTGGGAATAGAGGCATACGATATCTGCTTCGACACCCTCATTTTTTTAAAGAACAATTGCGTGCCCTTCTCCGAGCAAGTGAATTTGGTACGATGTGGATTATGCTTCCAATGATCACAACCTTATCAGAAATTTTAGAATCAAAGAGGTTGATTCAGGAATGTGAAGAGGAATTAAAATACCAAGGCCACCAAATCCATAAACAGATACCGTTGGGGATCATGGTAGAGACTCCCGCCTGCGCCTTGAATCTACCCTTTCTGGGTAAACATGTTGATTTCTATAGTGTTGGCACAAACGACCTTTTGCAGTATCTATTAGCCGTGGAAAGAAACAACCACACTGTGAATGATCTCTACAATCCTTGGCAAGTTGTCTTTTTGCTTTTGCTAAAGAATATAGCAGAAGTTGCAAAATCCCAAAAAAAACCTCTTTCCATCTGCGGAGAGATTGGGAGTGATCCTATGTTTACCTCTGTTCTGATAGGTATGGGCTACAGAGATTTGTCCTGTGCTTTGCCTCTACTCAAAAAAATCAAAAAGAAAGTTACAGAATGTTCGGTTTGGAAATCAAAATTACTAGTGGACCAGGTGATATCCCTAGCGGCTGAAGAAAAATATGAAGATATAGAGACTCTCGTGAGCCAAACAATCGGCTAA
- a CDS encoding YbaB/EbfC family nucleoid-associated protein — MFGGAGGNKFEMLKQMKKMRSQVKTMEKELANLNFVGISKNKLLSITLDGKFQMKSIQIEDELLEKKDKIVLEKSIQEAYAKALSEAQAGAAKQMQAMGGFPGLGM; from the coding sequence ATGTTCGGTGGAGCAGGTGGCAATAAGTTTGAGATGCTCAAACAAATGAAGAAGATGAGATCTCAAGTCAAAACAATGGAGAAGGAATTAGCCAACTTAAACTTTGTTGGTATATCTAAAAATAAACTTCTTTCCATTACTTTGGATGGCAAATTCCAAATGAAATCCATACAGATAGAAGATGAACTTTTGGAAAAAAAAGATAAGATAGTATTAGAAAAATCGATACAAGAGGCCTATGCCAAGGCTCTTTCCGAGGCTCAGGCAGGTGCCGCAAAGCAAATGCAAGCCATGGGAGGTTTTCCAGGCTTAGGTATGTAA
- a CDS encoding YopX family protein, which produces MAYLAKFRVWDKAAKEFTIKGFSLTLDGKLLRMGQPVSNDGNFILHAFTGMKDKYDKELYEDDVIEHTIAKGGNLTQEVGVIKYNNEHGAFYLENGPPLLQLFSIRKVGNPYENPILFDLYFKNKVQS; this is translated from the coding sequence ATGGCTTACTTAGCAAAATTTCGTGTTTGGGACAAAGCAGCAAAAGAATTCACGATCAAAGGCTTTTCGCTCACCTTAGATGGTAAGTTGCTTCGTATGGGACAGCCTGTCAGCAACGATGGAAATTTTATCTTACATGCCTTTACAGGTATGAAGGATAAATACGACAAAGAGCTCTATGAAGATGACGTGATCGAACATACCATTGCCAAAGGTGGAAACCTCACCCAAGAGGTGGGAGTCATCAAATACAACAATGAGCATGGCGCCTTTTATCTAGAAAATGGCCCACCACTTCTCCAATTGTTTTCCATCCGAAAGGTAGGCAATCCATATGAAAATCCTATCCTCTTCGATCTCTATTTCAAAAACAAAGTCCAGTCTTGA